ATACGGAGCCGGGCGCCCGCGAGGTCGAGGACTTGCTGGGCCGCATCGAGCACGGGGTCTTCTCGTGACGGTCCGCGCGTGGCGAATCGTACAGGCGCATCTCGCGGATACGGCGTTCTCGGGCGAGGGCGCGCGGCTCTACGGGGGACGCTGGAACCGGCCCGGCGTCGCAGTCGTGTATACGGCGGGCAGCCGCGCGCTCGCTCTGCTCGAATTGCTGGCGCACGTGGGCGCGCTGCGCGACCTGCCCGCGTACGTGTGCATTCCGGCGGATTTCGACGAATCGCTCGTCCGCGCGCTCGACACGGCGCGCCTGCCGAGGCTGTGGCGGGCGAGCCCCGCGCCGGACGCGACGCGCGCGCTCGGCAGCGTATGGGCGCAGCGCCTGGAGTCCGCCGTGTTGCGCGTGCCGTCGGTGCTCGTGCCGGAGGAGCACAACTACCTGCTGAATCCGCGTCATCCGGACTTCCGCCGCGTCCGGGCCGGTGCCCCCGTACCCTTCCACGTCGACCCGAGGCTGCGCAGGGCACCCTGACCGCCGCGCGGGCGCTTGTTGAACCCGACATGGCGTTGGTAGGATAGTGGAACCTTGCAAGACACCAAGGAGCGCGCGGGGGAATCCCCTCTTCGTTCTCTGACCACAGCAAATCGAGGCAGGCCATGAAGATCGGCATTATCGGATACGCGCGGTCGGGCAAGACGACCATCGTAAACGCCCTCACGGGCAGCCACGCCGCCGTCGGCGCGTTCGGAAACCGCGACGCGAACGTCGCGGTGATCAAGGTG
The sequence above is drawn from the Candidatus Hydrogenedentota bacterium genome and encodes:
- a CDS encoding RES family NAD+ phosphorylase produces the protein MTVRAWRIVQAHLADTAFSGEGARLYGGRWNRPGVAVVYTAGSRALALLELLAHVGALRDLPAYVCIPADFDESLVRALDTARLPRLWRASPAPDATRALGSVWAQRLESAVLRVPSVLVPEEHNYLLNPRHPDFRRVRAGAPVPFHVDPRLRRAP